In Papaver somniferum cultivar HN1 chromosome 1, ASM357369v1, whole genome shotgun sequence, a genomic segment contains:
- the LOC113338284 gene encoding uncharacterized protein LOC113338284, with protein sequence MNPESRPNSSSSENKETQKKKPSIDNEPQNKESHKMNALHNKEASDAEIVDGKKQKVKKSRKLVPLSSNISILNFTVVDIVLVSTTQPSHTNPPITPTISQIPEKDVSVTHAFSQGSEKNVPATPSPKNPHIDENAFITYDELFKDSPANKELSLSQILKNTSPVASANPSHLIFPSPISSTSHPNLPQDKSTIPTTSTTPPSLSLLDSLLLNKKGLDSVKLATQTLSHVINSAQSLTDDPSKLRSCSVLSQLLRGFHVDKASRDEVLSQIDPSFHVTLDVLKNISLEKEIQRLRGELQISNFEAENLR encoded by the exons ATGAATCCTGAATCAAG ACCCAATTCTTCTTCAAGTGAAAATAAAGAAACGCAAAAGAAGAAACCCAGCATCGATAATGAACCTCAAAACAAGGAATCTCACAAGATGAACGCTTTGCACAAtaaagaa GCTTCTGATGCTGAAATAGTTGATGGTAAAAAACAGAAAGTCAAAAAGTCTCGCAAACTCGTACCTCTCTCTtcaaatatttctattttaaatTTTACTGTTGTAGATATTGTTCTTGTATCTACAACTCAACCTTCGCACACTAATCCTCCTATTACTCCAACAATAAGTCAAATTCCTGAGAAAGATGTTTCTGTTACCCATGCATTTTCCCAAGGCTCTGAGAAGAATGttcctgctactccttcaccaaaaaaTCCTCATATAGATGAGAATGCTTTTATTACGTATGACGAGCTTTTTAAAGATTCTCCTGCGAATAAGGAGCTTTCTCTTAGCCAAATCCTGAAAAATACTTCCCCTGTTGCCTCTGCGAATCCATCGCATCTAATTTTTCCTTCACCCATTAGCTCTACCTCTCATCCGAACCTTCCTCAAGATAAATCCACCATTCCAACAACTTCTACTACTCCTCCTTCTCTTTCtttattggattctcttcttttaAATAAAAAGGGTTTGGATAGCGTAAAATTGGCTACTCAAACTCTTTCCCATGTTATCAACTCTGCCCAATCTTTAACCGATGATCCTTCCAAACTTCGCTCCTGTTCTGTCTTAAGTCAGCTTCTTCGGGGATTTCATGTTGACAAGGCTTCACGAGATGAGGTCCTTTCTCAAATTGACCCGAGTTTCCACGTCACTCTAGACGTTTTG aaaaatatttctttgGAAAAGGAAATACAAAGATTAAGAGGGGAACTTCAGATTTCAAATTTTGAGGCTGAAAATCTTCGATAA